Proteins co-encoded in one Bemisia tabaci chromosome 9, PGI_BMITA_v3 genomic window:
- the LOC109036722 gene encoding uncharacterized protein encodes MWVSSSTKGARRHWIWLVLLLSLQVVHGAEETPAENTTPENTSTTPDSSTNQNSTTQYNSNNNSTNNDCDCNCDYFMRQVTCPFDHLDNPHYDKQNDILIFIDQYVGRVCMYDPNTGCTSCTCELDEPLGSVIPLLDSCNEYIIGYGPKMAKMKWDGCCDTCPEITIISRHDKEKRGVVFNDGKADPFGHLLMNTKGPVKPNGETESGFATLYRYVARECGLKDALGKDDREDYLNGIAFNCNYTTMYMCETKKKKIYGFDYDLKTGKPSNKRTVFDYDKANQDGRPNGLTIDCCGKLWVGSQGGGKVLQVDPETSEVLREIPFPVRDVIALTFGGCGLDVLYVTTSQRFLTCDEKKEQPQAGSVFAVYNLCAQGLPANDACICRGGCFCSGFYNPCGCTSCGKYDKNDDDKDNNNDGNSQDKNSNNGGSESNNNDSNNSGNNTTNSNSNSCKSCGYGGKYGFRTASSGDYQRCCGCCDVCGGVGYRFGACSKGGSCGGGKSGGCNNGYGSCGCDNGYGSCGCSKSGDCNNGYGSCGCCKSCGSGNGYGSCGCCNSGGFNSYGLCDCGKSCGSSCGSSNGYSSCCCCKSYVKDSGTSTNNTSGCSCGNGVNGSCGGCGNGNCGYNGSCGSSGSCGGCGRSGCGSCGGNGGDGYGSCESCGRGGYTSCKGCGSCSCYGLSGPCGSCGGCGSCGGSGCGGSCGSCGGSGCGGRCGSCGGSGCGGSCGSCGGSGCGGRCGSYGGSGCGGRCGSCGYGSSGNCCPSGSSGPPRGSCGSCSRGPYGSGRAGYVPCACGSSRGNGGCDDLVEGLLSVLAARKNY; translated from the exons ATGTGGGTCTCCTCTTCAACAAAAGGAGCTCGACG tcaCTGGATATGGCTGGTGCTGCTACTCTCGCTGCAAGTAGTGCACGGGGCTGAAGAAACACCCGCAGAAAACACCACCCCTGAGAATACTTCCACAACTCCAGACAGTTCCACAAATCAAAACAGCACAACTCAATACAACTCCAACAATAATTCCACAAACAACGATTGCGACTGCAATTGCGATTATTTTATGCGACAAGTCACGTGTCCTTTCGACCACTTGGATAATCCGCATTACGATAAACAGAATGATATTCTTATATTCATCGATCAGTACGTTGGAAGAGTCTGCATGTACGACCCAAACACTGGTTGCACATCCTGCACCTGTGAATTAG ATGAGCCACTGGGCTCAGTGATCCCGCTTCTGGACTCATGCAACGAGTATATAATTGGCTACGGACCGAAAATGGCGAAGATGAAGTGGGACGGATGCTGCGATACTTGTCCGGAGATCACTATTATAAGTCGACATGACAAAGAAAAACGTGGTGTCGTATTCAACGACGGAAAGGCCGACCCCTTCGGGCATCTCCTCATGA ATACTAAAGGACCTGTAAAACCTAACGGCGAAACGGAGAGTGGGTTCGCCACTTTGTACCGATACGTGGCGAGGGAGTGTGGTTTGAAGGACGCTCTCGGGAAGGATGACAGAGAAGACTACCTCAACGGAATCGCGTTTAATTGCAACTACACAACAATGTACATGTGCgagacgaaaaagaaaaaaatctacgGTTTCGACTACGATCTCAAAACTGGCAAACCAA gcaatAAGAGGACGGTGTTCGATTATGATAAAGCAAATCAAGATGGGAGACCTAATGGACTGACAATCGATTGCTGCGGGAAATTATGGGTCGGTAGTCAAGGAGGTGGGAAA GTGCTTCAAGTGGACCCGGAGACATCTGAGGTACTGCGAGAGATCCCATTCCCCGTCAGAGATGTGATTGCTCTCACATTTGGTGGTTGCGGACTTGATGTTCTGTACGTCACGACTTCACAGCGATTTCTGACTTGTGACGAGAAAAAGGAACAGCCTCAGGCAGGCAGTGTTTTCGCCGTCTACAACCTGTGTGCGCAAGGATTGCCGGCCAACGACGCCTGCATCTGTAGGGGCGGCTGCTTCTGCAGTGGATTCTACAACCCTTGCGGGTGCACGAGCTGCGgaaaatacgacaaaaatgacgatgatAAAGACAATAATAACGACGGGAACAGCCAGGATAAAAATTCCAACAACGGTGGAAGCGAAAGTAACAACAACGATAGCAATAATAGTGGTAATAATACCACTAATAGCAACTCGAATTCTTGCAAATCATGCGGATACGGTGGAAAATACGGTTTCCGCACGGCATCCAGTGGAGACTACCAAAGATGCTGTGGATGTTGTGACGTTTGCGGAGGAGTTGGCTACAGATTCGGCGCATGCTCCAAAGGAGGATCCTGTGGAGGTGGCAAATCTGGTGGATGCAACAACGGTTACGGGTCGTGTGGCTGTGACAATGGTTACGGGTCGTGTGGCTGCTCAAAATCTGGTGACTGTAACAATGGCTACGGATCATGCGGCTGTTGTAAATCGTGTGGGAGTGGTAACGGCTACGGATCGTGTGGCTGCTGTAACTCTGGTGGATTTAACAGTTACGGCTTGTGCGACTGCGGTAAATCGTGTGGGAGTTCGTGTGGGAGTAGCAATGGTTACAGTTCGTGTTGCTGCTGCAAATCGTACGTTAAGGATTCCGGTACATCGACAAACAACACATCGGGTTGCAGCTGTGGAAATGGGGTGAACGGGTCATGTGGAGGATGTGGGAACGGAAACTGCGGATATAATGGGTCATGCGGAAGTAGTGGGTCATGCGGAGGCTGTGGAAGAAGCGGTTGCGGGTCGTGTGGAGGCAACGGAGGAGATGGTTACGGATCGTGTGAAAGCTGCGGCAGAGGCGGTTATACCTCGTGTAAAGGCTGCGGATCATGCAGTTGCTACGGATTAAGTGGACCCTGTGGATCTTGTGGAGGGTGCGGATCATGTGGAGGTTCTGGATGTGGTGGAAGTTGTGGATCATGTGGAGGTTCTGGATGTGGTGGACGCTGTGGATCATGTGGAGGTTCTGGATGTGGTGGAAGCTGTGGATCATGTGGAGGTTCTGGATGTGGTGGACGCTGTGGATCATATGGCGGATCTGGATGTGGTGGACGCTGTGGATCATGTGGCTATGGATCGAGCGGGAACTGCTGCCCTAGCGGAAGCTCCGGACCACCTCGAGGTTCCTGCGGAAGTTGTAGCAGAGGTCCATACGGTTCTGGAAGAGCAGGTTACGTTCCTTGTGCTTGTGGATCTTCCAGAGGGAATGGTGGCTGTGACGATCTCGTTGAGGGGTTGTTATCAGTTCTTGCCGCTAGGAAGAATTACTAA